The Phormidium sp. PBR-2020 DNA segment ATCGAGAATCTCCTGAGCGTGAACTGCCATCTGTCGGGCTTCTTCGCTGAGCGGGTCACATTGCGGATTCACCAGCACCAAGCGGCTCAAGCCCAAATTTGCCATAATCCGAGCGACAGACCCCACGTTCAACGGGCCAGCGGGTTCTACGAGAACAATTGAGATGGGGGAGAGGGCAGTGGCAGTCATGGTACAGGGACGAGGGGGTCAGTAGAAGGTTAACCAGAGGGTTAAACAGAACGTATCGACGGCGATGGGACGAAAACAGACAAAGTCCAACTTACCTTAAAAGGTCTGTCCTGTTTGTGGTCGTCCCTTCGAGTGGCGCAAGAAATGGGCCAACTGCTGGGATGAGGTGAGATACTGTTCCGAACGCTGTCGCCGACGCCGCTAGAGACTCAGCCCTGCGATAAGTCCTGCCTGGCCCTAGAAGAATCTGAAAAATCCCTGTATAATCCCCTTGCGATAGAGACTGCCCCCCTCATCGCCACTCACGTTGAATCGATTGTCCTAATTACTGTCTTATGTCCAACACCTATCACGTCACCCTGCATCACCAAGGCGAAACCTACGAGATTGACGTTCCTGAGTCAAAAACGGTCTTGCAAGTCGCCCATGACCAAGATATTGACCTTCCCAGTTCCTGTTATGCGGGGGTTTGTACGACCTGTGCGGCGAAAATTCTAAAGGGGGAAGTGTCCCAAGAGGATGGCATGGGAGTCAGTCCGGAACTGCAAGCCGAAGGCTATGCCCTACTCTGTGTCTCCTATCCTAAGTCGGATTTGGTGATTGAGACGGAGAAGGAAAACGAGGTCTACCAACAGCAGTTTGGTCAGTCCTAATCTTGTGGCATTTTTTTGTCAATTTGTCAAGTTTTTACGGTGAATTTGTGATGACGACCCATTTTATTAGTGCTGAGTTCGATGCCAACGAGTCCCCGAAGCAACTTCAGCGGGAGATTGAGGCGGAGTTAGAGAAGCGCGGCGAACCGCTGCGCTGGGCGGTGACAGACACCAACCCGGAAACGGGCAAGGTTCAGGTTGAAGCCGTCGTCACCCGCGAGGAGTAGGGGGGATTTCCTGAAGCCAAGCACCCCGGAGGGCGAACGGCCGTTCGCCCCTACAAACCTGTTCCCCCTTTTGCCTCTTGCCTCTTGCCTTCCCCCATGTACACCGCTGTTCTGATTATCCCAACGGGTATTGGCGCTAGTATTGGGGGCTATGCGGGGGATGCCATTCCGGTGGTTCGGGCCTTGTCTGGGGTCTGCGATCGCCTGATTACCCATCCCAATGTCCTCAATGCGGCCCAACTCTATTGGTCTGATCCCAATATCTTCTATGTAGAAGGGTTGGGGTTAGATCGCTTTGCGGCGGGAACTTGGGGATTGCGGCCAGTGGTGCAGAATCGGGTGGGGTTGCTTCTCGATGCGGGGATTGAACCGGAGTTGCGCTTACGTCATCTGCAAGCAGCGGATGCGATGCGGGGGAGTTTGGGACTCCAGTTGACGGATTATCTGGTCACGGATGCGCCTCTGGGGGTGCAGTTGCGAACAGCCGCCTCGGGGGCCAGTTGGGGAACGTTGGACAATCCAGGGAGCCTGCTACGGGGCGCTAAACGGCTGATTGAGGGGGCCGGGGCGGAGGCGATCGCCGTGGTGGCCCGGTTTCCCGAGGAGTCCCCGGAACAGCTACAAGACTATCGTAGTGGCTCTGGGGTGGATGCGATCGCCGGCGCGGAAGCGGTCATCAGTCATCTCATTGTCCGGGAGTTTGGCATCCCGGCGGCCCACGCCCCGGCCCTGTCGCCTCTCCCCCCCGAACCCAACCTATCCCCTCGGGCCGCCGCTGAAGAGTTAGGCTATACCTTCCTTCCTTGCGTTTTAATGGGCCTGAGTCGCGCCCCCCAATTCGTCCCGGCGGGGGATTGTCGCCCCCAGGATCTGCGATCGCCCGATGTGGATGTGGTGATTGTCCCTGAAGGCGCCTGTGGCGGCAGTGCTATCCTAAGTTGGAGTCAGGGCGCAACCCAAATCATTACCGTTGCTGAGAACTCAACCCAGATGCGTTGTCCCGCCGCCAGTTTAGGGATTGAGGCCCTATCCGTGCGATCGTATCTTGAAGCCATCGGGGCGATCGCCGCCCACCGCAGTGGCGTTCATCCCCCGTCCCTACAGCCCCAGATTGCGCCCCTCACGCATCTGTAAACCGTCCTAAACCAAGCATTGTGAACGATTCCCCTTCTCCTGATTTTGAACCCTTAACCCGCCCCCAAATCCTAGTCGCGATGGGAGTAACCGCCGTCGTTCTGATGATTGTCTCCAAACTCTGGCTACGGTTTGGCAGCGTGCAACTTTTACCCCTGTCTTGGAACCCAGAACAAGCGGCCTTAGGCGTCGCCTTAAGTCTAGGAATTACCCTCGCCAGTTCGCTTCTCTATCGCGTCTGGGGGGCCTATCGAGAAAGTGCGCAATTTTATCTCAACTTAGCTATTGCCCCTCTGGCTTGGTTTGACTTAGTCTGGCTGGGCCTACTTCCAGGAATGAGTGAAGAACTGCTGTTTCGGGGGGTGATGTTACCGGCGATCGGCTTAAATCCTCTCGGCTTAGTACTCTCCAGTGTATTATTTGGCATTCTCCATATCAGTGGTCGTCATCAATGGGCCTACACCACTTGGGCCACCATTGTCGGTCTACTTCTTGGCTTAAGTGCCATTCTCACTGGAAATCTTCTGGTTCCCATCATTGCTCATATTATTACCAACTGGCTCTCAGGCTTTCTCTGGAAATGGCGTTATGCCCATCAGCAAAGTTGAGGTATAGCAATCGAAGATTGACTTAGGACTCTGAGTTGGGAAAAACTTCCCCACCTATTGCCTATTGCCTTCTTTTTCCCAGTTTTTTGGTCTTATTCAAGCCAATTTTTTCTATAAACCTGAGGTAATGCTTACATCATTTTGTATTGAAAACTTGGGTCCAATTGACTCTCTTGGCTGTCCCAAGCTGGGGCAGATCAACCTGATTATTGGAGGTAATGGAACCGGTAAAACTCTACTGCTCAAAGCATTATACAGTACCATCAAGAGTCTAGAAATGTATCAGCGAGGGAATGAGCCAAAATCCCTGGCTGAACTGCTTTCTGAAAAATTCTATTGGACATTTCAAGTTGGTGAAATTGGAGAATTAGTCAGAAAGCAAGCTCAATTTCCCCTATCCCTAGAACTTTCCCTTAGGGTAGAAAGCAGCGAAGAAACCATCCAGTATCATTTTGGCAAAAATACAAGCAAGACTATCCAAACTATCAGCGGTGAAGTGTCACCTCGGTCGAGCAACTCAATTTTTATCCCTCCCAAAGAAGTTTTATCAATTTATCATTTGATTTTAGAGTCTCGGGAAAGAGACCGTAGCTTTGGCTTCGATGATACCTACTTAGATTTAGTGAAAGCGTTGCAAACTCCTCCGAGTCGTGGCAAAAATGATGCCCAATTTTCCAGCTCTCGAAAGCATCTGAGTGATATCATTGGTGGTAGAATAATCTATGACACACAAACAAAATCTTGGCAATTTAAACAAGGCCATAAAAAAATTGCCATTG contains these protein-coding regions:
- a CDS encoding DUF3326 domain-containing protein translates to MYTAVLIIPTGIGASIGGYAGDAIPVVRALSGVCDRLITHPNVLNAAQLYWSDPNIFYVEGLGLDRFAAGTWGLRPVVQNRVGLLLDAGIEPELRLRHLQAADAMRGSLGLQLTDYLVTDAPLGVQLRTAASGASWGTLDNPGSLLRGAKRLIEGAGAEAIAVVARFPEESPEQLQDYRSGSGVDAIAGAEAVISHLIVREFGIPAAHAPALSPLPPEPNLSPRAAAEELGYTFLPCVLMGLSRAPQFVPAGDCRPQDLRSPDVDVVIVPEGACGGSAILSWSQGATQIITVAENSTQMRCPAASLGIEALSVRSYLEAIGAIAAHRSGVHPPSLQPQIAPLTHL
- a CDS encoding AAA family ATPase — translated: MLTSFCIENLGPIDSLGCPKLGQINLIIGGNGTGKTLLLKALYSTIKSLEMYQRGNEPKSLAELLSEKFYWTFQVGEIGELVRKQAQFPLSLELSLRVESSEETIQYHFGKNTSKTIQTISGEVSPRSSNSIFIPPKEVLSIYHLILESRERDRSFGFDDTYLDLVKALQTPPSRGKNDAQFSSSRKHLSDIIGGRIIYDTQTKSWQFKQGHKKIAIGVTAEGVKKISILDTLLGNRYLDANSVIFIDEPESALHPGAISRLLEIMVMLSQAGLQFFLASHSYFVIKKLSVLAQKNPEMTIMILSTDGETWEISNLVDGLPENSIINESIRIYEEKLNLVLG
- a CDS encoding 2Fe-2S iron-sulfur cluster binding domain-containing protein; translated protein: MSNTYHVTLHHQGETYEIDVPESKTVLQVAHDQDIDLPSSCYAGVCTTCAAKILKGEVSQEDGMGVSPELQAEGYALLCVSYPKSDLVIETEKENEVYQQQFGQS
- a CDS encoding CPBP family intramembrane metalloprotease → MGVTAVVLMIVSKLWLRFGSVQLLPLSWNPEQAALGVALSLGITLASSLLYRVWGAYRESAQFYLNLAIAPLAWFDLVWLGLLPGMSEELLFRGVMLPAIGLNPLGLVLSSVLFGILHISGRHQWAYTTWATIVGLLLGLSAILTGNLLVPIIAHIITNWLSGFLWKWRYAHQQS